The following nucleotide sequence is from Paralichthys olivaceus isolate ysfri-2021 chromosome 22, ASM2471397v2, whole genome shotgun sequence.
GGCTGCAGAAGATATTTAGTCTATAAACACTACGTTCACATAAAAtactacaaataaaactgaatggtGATAACTCAAGATTGATGTAGGAACTTTAAGGAAGATTTTTCTCAATTCATAAGAATCAATTAACTTCAAGTCAGAGTTGGGACCAGAGGTGGGGCCAAGTTAATtctgaatcatttaaaaattcAATAACCTGTTTCCTTCATTCAATAACCTTATTTTAAACTTAAGTTCCCCAGTTTACAGAGTTACTAACTCAAAATTTAATATacaatttgtaaaataaaatgatgtacAATTATACATGCAAAGAAATAAGGCAgatgaaaatgacaaatgatggtGAATGGATTTATGTGCAGGCTAATAGTTACTTTATCTTTTAAATTAACAGtaaggaaataaaacagattcaaTGATCACTATTACAAACCTTACAAATTTTGGACTTAAAATCATGGAATATTAAGGGAGAAAAAATGTAATAGGAGACTAAGAAAGCCAGGGAAAGCCAATAGTGAAATCGCAaaacaatatgataaaaatggAATAACACATGAGAAAATAttacattgaatatattttttaaataaaaggtaaaaacaaaagtaaaagtatataTAAAAGGGTAAACAAATGAGACCAAAACTAGATTAATGAgggaaattaataataaaataataaataaaataaaataaatatattgagacaaaaagaaaacattttaatgcatATCcagaccagcagggggcagtgaaCTTCTCAGTAAATTTTTTTATACAAGCAATCTTAAGTGTAAAAActagtttaaaaaaattcttGAAATCACGGCATCATACTCTCAGATTGGAGCACCTTTCAGTTTTATCATGGGTGCTGTGGAGAGATGATGTATTTACTTtagtttctcttgttttttcacaaacatgcagtttgtgttttacagaaatcaaaactaaaataacactGGACACATTGTTGTTGGAGAACTCATATTCTAATCTGGGAATGTCCGGCGAGTCTAGATTTTTGATCCACAAACGCTAAAATTCATGTTGTGCAACCTTCACAGCGTCGTTCACACACCAGCACTGACATTATCTGTCCCGTGGAGGACGTTCAGTATGGATGCAGGTGTCAGTGTTGCCTCTTAGTCACATACATTACGTGTTGTGTGCCCTCTGGTCACTGACGAGCAGAACTGTTTGAAGGCTCTGAGCTCTGACTGAAGGCAGCACACTCCCTCCACAGAGGGGTGACATTGACACAACACATGGGTCAACACTTGTGCGACGCTATGACCTATGACCCCATCATTCTTACCCTCGCATAGTTGTTCCATGAAGCAAAACATATGAGCGGAAAGTTAGAGGCTCTTATTGATGGCATTGTTGTAGTGCCAAGCCAAGATGCCTatagaaagatagatggatggatagatagatagtaaGGTAAAGtatgtcatagtatagtaaggtaTAAGTATGTCATAGTACAGTAAGGTATACTTgtgtcatagtatagtaaggtaTAAGtatgtcatagtatagtaagatATACTTttgtcatagtatagtaaggtaTAAGTATGTCCTAGTATAGTAAGGTATAAGTATATCATTGTATATTAAGGTATAAGTATGTCATAGTAAGGTATAAATAtgtcatagtataataaggtataaGTATGttatagtatagtaaggcataagtatgtcatagtatagtaaggtaTAAGTAtgtcatagtataataaggtataagtatgtcatagtatagtaagttATAAGTAtgtcatagtataataaggtgTAAGTATGTTATAAGTATGTCCTATATAGTAAGGTATAAGTAAATCATAGTATAGTTAGGTATAATTATGTCATGGTATTATAAGATATAAGtatgtcatagtatagtaagttATAAGTAtgtcatagtataataaggtataaGTATGTTATAAGTATGTCCTATATAGTAAGGTATAAGTAaatcatagtatagtaaggtaTAAGTATGTCATAGTATAAAAAGGTATAAGtatgtcatagtatagtaaggtaTACTTttgtcatagtatagtaaggtaTAAGTAtgtcatagtataataaggtataaGTATGTAAGTAAGGTATCAAAACCGTTATGAGATGCTAGTGTGAACAGATATATGCTCAGTTATCCCATCATTTGCTCATGTGTTCTCCTGCATCACAAGCTGAATATCTTCACAAGCTGTGGTTTCATCCCCTCTCATTATATCATTAGTCCTATACTATATCTATATCCCTGAAACATTGGGATTTCAAGGATACATATGTGTCACCTTGTGAAGAAGCCTGGCTCGGCACCACGTCCACCTGTCGTATTGACCCCTTCACTACATGTCTACATACAGTCCATGTCGTGTACACAGGTGTGAAGTGTGTATAGCGTGTGTGTAGTGTTTATCACGTGCGGAACCCGCGGGAGCTGTCAGAGACGGAGCAGGACACGTTACCAGTGTCACAGAAAGATGGCGTGACAACAGATGGATTGCAGGACAATAAAAATGAGTGAccacaagctgtgtgtgtgtgtgtgagagagagagagagcctgaatgtgttcatgtctgtgtgtgtgtgtgtgtgtgtgtgttgtgtggtcCTCGATACACATCATGCATGCCATCTGCATTCCAGAGCTTGTATTCATTACCAGACACAAGGGGCACCTTCTCTCTgtgacactcacacaaacacagtatacacacataTGAATATACAAATACTGACTGATACATTGTCATAACACTGTactccctcaaacacacaccattgGGTATTTAAACTGATTTTCACACACCAGTTAATACTAGTGATATCAGTTAAATACACACAAGTGGTGACACGTAAGAAAGTAGCTCACATCATCAGACATCCGGAAAATTCCTATAAATGTGTTGTCAAGGGCAACAGCTGCTCTCACTAACCCTCAGAATAACAAGATGAAGAGAGGCGGATGAGGGAAAGACGTCCACGTGGGTTGGATGATGGCTCCCGGTAGTCCCGACCGCCATCTCTTCCATAtcaaaaaaaatgacagaatccTCCCAATCACTCAGCACTGGTCTTCCCTTCCACTCATCTACCCCCTATCTATTGTTCACCCCTCCGCCTCCACTCTGTGGGATTACCCCCTAATGCCCAACCTAAACAGAGGCTTAGTGAGTGGCGACTGCGGACGGGGGCGCTGGGCTTAGCTGGGGCTGAATGTGATGCCTTTGGAACGGGATGTGAGATGCCCAGCCCTAGGACTGGTTATAATTCCAGGGCTGGGTGGCAAGGCAGAGGCCTACCAGCACATTAACCAGAGTGAGGCCCTGCCCCCCCACAATTTGCCTCATTGGGCTTTAAAACGTTTTCTACGCTTAAACCATTGAGTTCAATCGTTCTATCAAGACTGTTAATACAATGACTGAATCAGTGTCTTTACTTCATGTTGCTGTCCTGTCAGAttctctgagctgctgtggtGATGGCTGCAATTCTGCCAAGACTATAGCACACCGTGTACTTTACTTGAATAGCTGCTCTGGCATCAGATCCAACGTTCACACTTTGGCACAGTCTACAAAGAAGATTCATGACTGCGCTGGCTTTTTATTAACATTAATAGAAGGAGCTTGCCCCCTGGTGTAACGTCGAGATCAGCACATCTTAGCCTGGAAACGACTGAATCAGGATGGACGATGCTCGTGCTCATCACTTCTGGTCTCTggtttttaacagttttaacaGGTAACAGCTGCTATAACTTTTTGGCTGTTTATCTTGTTAAAGAGCTTGGTTTGTTTTGGAATTGAACAATGTAAAGTatattgtattttgtatgtGCATTGACATTGTGGTGTCACTTAATTGACAGAATTGACAGAATTGATATAACTGAAAGAATTTACTTAAATTGATAATGAGCGAACATTTTATGACAGTAAGTATCATTAACGTTGATgcttattattgttatattactgtgatgatgataatagtaatggCTATTTACTGTTATTAGAAGTAAGCATTAAGTAgtattttctccctctttttaattaattaatttatctttattctttttattttctccaagattattaatatcattatcGTTATTATTTGTAATATCACTGTTGTTATGAGGAGATTATTGTTGTAATAAGGTTATAATTTGTGGCTGGATTATTAGCAATAGTAGTAATAAGAtagtatatattatttattattattattatgtagtTGGTATTTCTCATCAAAACTTATTTGCAAATAATAAGCAGTCTTCTTCCTCCATACCCATATTAGAGCATTTGTTGGGATATTAATGCCACCAACTGTTGATCAGCAGAATAGCTTTAAACTTGGTGTCGGGatattaaattacataacaACCGCGCCGCGGGTAAAAGAGTTTACTCTCTGCAAACAAAAATTGGAGCCACTTGCAATTACTACTCCATACTTTTCTTTGACCCCTGCTCGTAACCGGGTGATACTCTTGGTACCCAGGGCAAGATGAGGTTTCACTCTGTATCTTTTCAATTGAGATAATATGAGACAAAATGAAACATGCCTCGAGGAGACTCCTTTTTGGTAAATGTGTCTTTACCTGTCTCTCCAGGGCATGACGAGATCAGGGTTGATCTTGCGAAAGAAGTACTCTCCTCTGGGCTGCCGTCCGTTAAAGCTTTGGATGGGCGTGTCATCATCAGGCTTCGTTAACATTGGTTCTTCGGGGTTTGGCCTCATCATGCCGATGTACTTGGGCAGGAAGTGAATGAAAACCTGGACATTTGACATTCATTAAATTCACGATTCtcaaaagtacaaaaaatatGAACGGTGAGTGAATCTGGACAACTGTTACGCCCACACCTCACCATTCGAACCCAGTTTGGCATGATGTGCGTGCTGGGTGAGCGGTGGTGCAGATTGAGGACGACCACGCTCAGGATGACAGAGAAAGTGACCAGGATCATGGTGAACATGACGTAGTTGACGATAATTGGGATGGCGAGGGAAGTCTCAGGGACTCTGTCcgccagcagcagcatgaagaCAGTCAGAGCGATgaggacagagatggagagagtcaTCTTCTCTCCTGCAGGGAACAGAGATGGAGGATTAAATATGACAAGAGCAAGTATTACTCTGCTAGCTTCTACTACATAGAAGTAGAAGCTAGCAGGTTTGTGGGGGGAGCTGCAGCCAATccattgggtgagaggtggggtacatcCCTGAGGGCCAACGTGATTACTTACACATTTTTTATATGCTAGAttatttgtatgtatatatctatatttctaTAGTTAGGTCCATTACTGTCTTTTttgctattattatttttacatattgaaaataaaaataatattaattacaCATGCTAAGtgtgaatctaaatgtgtttcacatacagacagaaagacactgGCGGCATTAGTAGACAGATATTACAGAATAAAAACCGACCTGAAGACACGTCTACATGCACCAAACATTCTgcactttctttgttttccacGGAATCTACATTTTCCACGTGTCCCCTGTCAGAGACGCATTACTCTGAAATCTGACCACACAAGGCCAAAGATTGACAAAGTGGATTCCTGGTCAAGGTCACTTTCCTTCAATCCataattaatcaataaaacaGCTAATCCCTCAAAGTTGCTCCGGTCTGTATTAGACACATGACTCTTGCTATGACATTAGACAATGAATCAGACTCGTCTCACTCCCTATAACCCCCTCCTTGACAGTGATGTGTAGTCACACTGTCTGAGCATATCAGATGTGCAGACCTGCTCCGGGAGGCAGGTAGAAGACAAATATGGCGAGCACGCTAGTGAGGATGCAGGgcatgatgatgttgatgatgtagAAAAGAGGCTTCCTCTCTATGATGAGATAGAAGGTGATGTCCTCATACAGGTCTTCCTTCACGTTCTTCCTTGAGGGTTTGTGACAGATGGCCCATTCTCCGTTCTCTGCGGGGAGgaggcaaaaataaaacacccgaCATTAGTGGATGATATGCAACCCCATAAACCTCCAGTTGAGAGGTACTCTATATTCCATAAATTGTTATCAACCTCTATAAAACTGTGCACCATTTGGGATCGGTTAGCCATGGCAGCTACTGAGGACGATAAAATTATAATAGCtaataagaataaaaagttATTGTGTTTTGACAAGAGAGAAGTGACTTTACATATTATAGGCTGGACGATAAAAATGAACTGAAGTTTCTAACCAGTGAAAGCATTCTCATCTATGACAATCTCGTGGATCTCTTTGCCTTCATCATCCAGGAAGTACTGCAGGTCCACCTCAGAGGCGTCATAGGTGTAAGAGCTGAAAACCATGCTGCAATTCTGCCAGTCAAATGGGAAGTACGCCACCTGTGGGTTGTTGGATGTAAGCAGGCTATGCATATTTACTGTAACATCAGCTATGACGCGTCCTCTCTATGATCCCAACAAAAGAACGAGGTTGACTGTACCTCTATTGAGCAGGAGCTGCGGTAGATGGCTGGAGGAAGCCAGTTGACCGTCCCGTCGCTGTAAACCAGGACGTTGACGTACAAGGCCACGTCAAACTGACCGTCAttactgtggggaggaaaacagaaagacaaatgtgACGCTCAAATGTCACAGAagttatttacacatttagtAAGTTATTGTAAATGTAGTTATTACCTTTTTCATGTACATGAACTTTAATCAAGAATATTTTTTggggaaatattttatttttactctacTACATGTACCtactactccactacatttttacaatgcattTCAAGATAAGCTAAGATAAGTTAAGTCCTTATTTATCCCAAAACCGGTGAAATTTGCCATGTTACAGCAGTAAATAGACAttatacatacagtacagtgtaaacagaatgtaTATATTGTAAATTGCATGGACAGAAATGAGTATTGCACAGTTAAATAAGGTTAAACGGAGTTTATAGTAGACTGTGCATTAGCGAAAAGGCacaaaagtatatttaaaacaagcacatagaaaagttaatgtggtacaTTTTTGTTACATTATTATTAGAAATacaactactgctactactactactaataataataatcttaccACTATGATACTATCTTATAATCATATTATTGCAAAAATAATCACATgtaaaacaataatataatagcATTATAGTTATTATGAGTATtacttttattaataataaaatattgttcattaatcttatatatatatatatatatatatatagaaaagaaatacaaactctctccccctctctgctttGTCATTCCATTTCAGTAACTGGCCTGTATTCACTGCTCTTGTCCTCCCTGTATTGTTCTGTCGGTGTCTTGTCTCTTGTCTTGTAAAGTAAAGTACAAGTGCTGCAGACACTCACTTGTTTATGAGGTAGATGTCGGGGCGCCAAACCTTGTTGGGAGGAATCCTCAGAACATCAATGTTGTCATATTCCTCTGGCTTCCATGACAACCTGTAGTCTGTCCAGGCCTGGAATGGATGGAGGaaggaagaaggaaggaaggagggaaagaagaaggtagAATGGGAGATGGGGGGGGAAAGAACATGAATATCCCAGCAGACAAGAAGTGAAATCATTGCTGTCTCTGTCGTTTACATCCTTGTTGCCCCTGCCTTTGATAAGTCGCTCAAATCCCACTCATCTTGTCACAAACACTCAAGCCGCACTGAATTCTGATTAGTCAGGGCGAGGGACAGAATTGAAAGAGAGAGTCCGGATGAAGCGAGAAATCATTTGTGGTTATAGAAAGTGACAAGTCCATTTGAGGGCCGAGCGAcagagcagacaggagagaggaaTCGGAGCAGTGGAGCGAGGCTCGGTGATGAAGACGAATGTTTTCACCCTCGTACCAGATTCATGAACACGTTGGTTGTCATCTCACCGTTCTTCTCATTCTGTGGCGGgatagagagacacagagaaagcgAGAGAGGGGGATAAATATTAGTGATGCCACCATGTTGCATGGGaataaagtctgtgtgtgtgtgtgtgtgtgtgtgtttaccaagCTGACAAGTTGAGAGAGGGTCATCCCAATGCGCACCATCACCTTCTCCTCCCAGTACCGAGCAGGTCTCACTTTCATGTTGTAGTTCTGGAAGATCCTCTGATGGAGCCTCCGCTCGGTCTCTGAGGCTCCTGGATGGAGTGAGACAGGCTACAGTATACATGTATATGCTTTATGATGATGCTAGAACACGATTACTGACTCCAGAATAGAACTTTCActccaaaaaatgttttcaatttaaaataaatgcacagaTGGATTCCACATtttcacatccatccatccatccatccactcatccatccatccgttgTAGTTAAAATTAGATGAGCATCAACATTAGAACACCCCATGTTGATGTGCAGATTTAAGCCTCTGACACGCAGACAGCAGCATATTTGTTGCCAGGGCAACAGTGTGTCCGGCCTGCAGTGGTTAGGGGTTCAATTCCCTCCAGAATGATCTATGctaaaaataaactgtattcTTGGTATGGACCGATTGATACTAGGGTTTTGTGATTCTAACAGTGAAGAGCAGATAGTGGAGAAATCGTTAGTAATTAATCTGAGAATAAATCAGTGCTAAAAAAAAACCGTGCCCTGAGGCAGAGCAAGAGAAAACATTGTTGAGACAAATTGGTTTCTCTTTAGTGCCTAAAATTCCGTCTTGGGAGAAGTAGACAACTAACATTTTATCACTTAGCAGAATTAAGCTTCTGTCTCCTATAATGTCTGGATGGTGGACTGACTGACTCCCATTCCAAATATGTGACTGAACAAACACGTggaaaagacagagaaggaCAAAAGAAGCAGGGCAGGTGCTGGTGGTGTACGATGGGTAGCAAAGGTGACTGAGCTAATGTAATTGATATGCAGCAGGGGGA
It contains:
- the chrnb1l gene encoding cholinergic receptor, nicotinic, beta 1 (muscle) like; this encodes MIGQLKMQLNINLRLNTLLILCSSICLTFTGASETERRLHQRIFQNYNMKVRPARYWEEKVMVRIGMTLSQLVSLNEKNGEMTTNVFMNLAWTDYRLSWKPEEYDNIDVLRIPPNKVWRPDIYLINNNDGQFDVALYVNVLVYSDGTVNWLPPAIYRSSCSIEVAYFPFDWQNCSMVFSSYTYDASEVDLQYFLDDEGKEIHEIVIDENAFTENGEWAICHKPSRKNVKEDLYEDITFYLIIERKPLFYIINIIMPCILTSVLAIFVFYLPPGAGEKMTLSISVLIALTVFMLLLADRVPETSLAIPIIVNYVMFTMILVTFSVILSVVVLNLHHRSPSTHIMPNWVRMVFIHFLPKYIGMMRPNPEEPMLTKPDDDTPIQSFNGRQPRGEYFFRKINPDLVMPWRDRCESTVQLHRLPNTDSYCLILPPNLKSAISAVTYMAEQLKKQDTDDTMTGDWQFIALVVDRLFLWLFVIITTLGTLAMFLDASFNYTPDEPFP